In one Neosynechococcus sphagnicola sy1 genomic region, the following are encoded:
- a CDS encoding pentapeptide repeat-containing protein, producing the protein MLRHGMPMERLNPRPDFQTENKQARNAEEALLAVLNACAQLTQELSKIEWPSLDSFGTWFSRLQGQRVDANVFCLDCLSFLQLQGCILISKDFSQANLFKANLAGAILVWANLLGANLERADLAGANLLGANLAGANLFEANLLGANLLEANLFKADLAGADLAGANLLGANLAGANLAGADLAGADLEWANLQEANLERANLERANLQEAILQGANLKGTILEGMVIISSDDEVRSPSELPDQG; encoded by the coding sequence ATGCTACGGCACGGAATGCCGATGGAGCGACTAAATCCTCGACCTGATTTTCAGACAGAAAACAAGCAAGCTCGCAATGCAGAGGAAGCGCTATTAGCAGTTCTCAATGCCTGTGCCCAGTTAACTCAAGAACTTTCAAAAATTGAATGGCCTTCACTGGATTCCTTTGGCACCTGGTTTTCCAGGCTGCAAGGACAACGAGTAGATGCAAATGTTTTTTGCCTAGACTGCTTAAGTTTTTTGCAGTTGCAGGGCTGCATTCTTATCTCCAAAGACTTCTCCCAAGCGAATCTTTTCAAGGCGAATCTTGCAGGGGCGATTCTTGTGTGGGCGAATCTTTTAGGGGCGAATCTTGAAAGGGCGGATCTTGCAGGGGCGAATCTTTTAGGGGCGAATCTTGCAGGGGCGAATCTTTTCGAGGCGAATCTTTTAGGGGCGAATCTTTTAGAGGCGAATCTTTTCAAGGCGGATCTTGCAGGGGCGGATCTTGCAGGGGCGAATCTTTTAGGGGCGAATCTTGCAGGGGCGAATCTTGCAGGGGCGGATCTTGCAGGGGCGGATCTTGAATGGGCGAATCTTCAAGAGGCGAATCTTGAAAGGGCGAATCTTGAAAGGGCGAATCTTCAAGAGGCGATTCTTCAAGGGGCAAATTTGAAGGGGACGATCCTTGAGGGCATGGTGATAATTAGCTCTGATGACGAAGTGCGATCGCCCAGCGAACTGCCTGATCAGGGCTAG
- a CDS encoding LacI family DNA-binding transcriptional regulator gives MAELPHPRDQDKRGWSNNVLAEQSGVSVETVKRFLNGSVEESSAHKILAALDLDYAQVMEASAADPAEAGDQDVQGIASESDSSAEITIAFTDLVDSTRLQSVLHGREPENPDTCYLREVQNPRF, from the coding sequence ATGGCTGAGCTTCCCCATCCTCGGGATCAGGATAAGCGAGGCTGGAGTAATAATGTCCTTGCGGAGCAGTCAGGGGTCTCCGTGGAAACGGTCAAACGCTTTTTGAACGGTTCCGTTGAAGAAAGCAGCGCTCACAAAATTCTCGCGGCACTTGACTTAGACTACGCGCAGGTGATGGAGGCCAGTGCTGCTGACCCAGCCGAAGCAGGTGATCAGGATGTACAAGGCATAGCCAGCGAGTCAGACTCTTCCGCAGAAATTACGATCGCCTTTACCGATCTGGTTGATTCCACAAGGCTGCAATCGGTTTTGCATGGAAGGGAGCCTGAGAACCCGGATACCTGTTATTTGCGGGAAGTTCAAAACCCCCGATTTTGA
- a CDS encoding IS5 family transposase — IKGRKRFMTVDTLGLLLRVLVTAASVPEREGAKQVLQQVKQMGQGVSRLHTIWADGGFDGNPFLMWVMDVCRWIVEVVLRPEQTKGFVLLKKRWVVERTFGWLMGYRRLVRDYELWPETSETFIYLAMIRIMVRQLA; from the coding sequence AATTAAAGGTCGAAAACGGTTTATGACGGTCGATACCCTGGGATTGCTGTTGCGGGTCTTGGTGACTGCCGCGAGTGTACCCGAACGAGAGGGGGCTAAACAGGTACTCCAACAGGTGAAACAGATGGGTCAAGGGGTATCGCGACTGCATACGATTTGGGCCGATGGCGGTTTTGACGGTAATCCATTCCTGATGTGGGTGATGGATGTTTGTCGGTGGATTGTGGAGGTTGTGCTGCGACCAGAGCAAACCAAAGGGTTCGTATTGCTGAAAAAAAGGTGGGTTGTTGAACGAACATTTGGCTGGCTCATGGGGTACCGTCGATTGGTTCGAGACTATGAGTTATGGCCAGAAACTTCGGAGACATTTATTTACCTGGCCATGATACGAATCATGGTGAGGCAGTTAGCATAA